In one window of Alkalicoccobacillus plakortidis DNA:
- a CDS encoding alpha/beta hydrolase: MSNIEFDFPIVEKTYKVVGKRDLKLYIFEPTSQETKRPAILFFNGGSFKKEPKSPVQFQHQAEYFSSLGMVAICVDYRNGADMGFLPTQAISDVKSAVRYVRRNSEGLRVDPNKVVVCGSSAGGYITVSAITFNDLNDDNQYENHNKDHVPSYLIIFAVGMDGIDIMARRYPQLLYKAKEISPIHNIKKCLPTTLWLCGTGDDLYVQNKKFINLMKHEGNEITLKTYKGMEHGFFNYGRHHNEYFNQTKDEMETFLRDMHVV; encoded by the coding sequence TTATATATATTTGAGCCCACATCACAAGAAACTAAGCGACCCGCTATTCTATTTTTTAATGGAGGAAGTTTTAAAAAGGAACCAAAGTCACCCGTTCAATTTCAGCATCAAGCCGAATATTTTTCTTCTTTAGGTATGGTTGCAATATGTGTTGATTACAGGAATGGGGCTGATATGGGGTTCTTACCAACTCAAGCTATTAGTGATGTTAAATCAGCTGTGCGATACGTTAGGCGGAATTCGGAAGGTTTAAGAGTGGATCCTAACAAAGTAGTCGTATGTGGTTCGTCAGCGGGTGGATATATTACAGTTTCTGCAATTACGTTCAATGATCTAAATGACGACAACCAATATGAAAATCATAATAAAGACCATGTTCCAAGTTATTTAATTATTTTTGCCGTTGGAATGGATGGTATTGATATCATGGCAAGAAGGTATCCTCAGTTACTCTACAAGGCTAAAGAAATTTCTCCGATTCACAACATTAAAAAATGTTTACCGACTACATTATGGCTTTGTGGTACAGGTGACGACTTATATGTGCAGAATAAAAAGTTTATTAACCTAATGAAACATGAAGGAAATGAGATAACTTTAAAAACATATAAAGGCATGGAACATGGCTTTTTTAATTATGGCAGACATCACAATGAGTATTTTAATCAAACAAAAGATGAAATGGAAACATTTTTAAGGGATATGCACGTCGTCTAG